One part of the Flavobacterium johnsoniae UW101 genome encodes these proteins:
- a CDS encoding LptF/LptG family permease, which translates to MKILDKYLLKTFLFTFTTVFVILFFIFILQTVWLFISELAGKDLDLLLVVKFLLFSMPRIIPLVLPLSVLLASIMTFGNLAENYEFAAMKSSGISLQRAMRVLIIFIFVLSIVAFWFANNVIPYAEYKFVNFRKNIAQAKPAMAIAEGQFNDVGTYNIKVNKKSGENGNILTGVTIHEKANNIGENKTVIKAKDGELISSEKSSILKLVLNNGFYYQDVTPKKYEDRAKLPFIKAAFKKHIINIDLSELNKVDDSKESIEGTNAMLNVNELRYTLDSLNKNLDNEIISFSENINQRVGIRKSIPQSEIEKAKKKKNLPNDLLTLYTNKEKSDVLKMASSNVTSNIYSIETTQKDLKDKQREINKHLTALYEKFVIAFACFLMFFIGAPLGAIIRKGGLGLPIVFAVLIFITFHFINTFGKRLSQEGGMSPFMGSWMSSFILSPLAILLTYRATNDNGLINFDAITTPISQLFQKIYERFKPAQNKQ; encoded by the coding sequence TTGAAAATTCTAGACAAATACTTATTAAAAACATTCTTATTTACATTTACTACGGTATTTGTAATCTTATTTTTCATATTCATACTTCAAACAGTATGGCTATTTATATCAGAACTAGCAGGTAAAGATCTCGACTTATTACTGGTCGTGAAATTCCTGCTTTTTTCTATGCCTCGTATTATTCCGCTGGTTTTACCGCTTTCGGTTCTTTTGGCTTCGATTATGACTTTCGGAAATTTAGCCGAAAATTATGAATTCGCAGCCATGAAATCTTCCGGAATTTCGCTTCAAAGAGCCATGCGGGTTTTAATCATTTTTATATTTGTTTTAAGTATAGTAGCGTTTTGGTTTGCCAATAACGTTATTCCTTATGCTGAATATAAATTTGTAAACTTCCGTAAAAATATTGCTCAGGCTAAACCTGCGATGGCAATTGCCGAAGGCCAGTTTAATGATGTTGGAACTTACAACATTAAAGTCAATAAAAAATCCGGTGAAAACGGTAATATTTTAACCGGCGTTACCATTCATGAGAAAGCAAATAACATTGGTGAAAACAAAACTGTTATTAAGGCCAAAGACGGTGAATTAATCAGCAGTGAGAAATCGAGTATTTTGAAACTTGTTTTAAATAACGGTTTTTACTATCAGGATGTTACTCCAAAAAAATACGAGGACCGCGCTAAACTTCCTTTTATAAAAGCTGCTTTCAAAAAACACATCATCAACATTGATTTATCTGAATTAAATAAAGTCGATGACAGTAAAGAAAGTATTGAGGGCACAAATGCCATGCTAAACGTAAACGAATTGCGTTATACATTAGATTCATTGAACAAAAATCTTGACAATGAAATCATTTCATTCTCTGAAAATATAAACCAGCGTGTTGGAATTAGAAAATCTATTCCTCAAAGCGAGATAGAAAAAGCCAAAAAGAAAAAAAATCTCCCAAACGATCTTTTAACTTTATATACAAACAAAGAGAAATCTGATGTTTTAAAAATGGCAAGCAGTAATGTTACGAGCAACATTTACTCAATCGAAACGACACAAAAAGACTTAAAAGACAAACAACGTGAAATCAACAAGCATTTAACTGCATTGTATGAAAAGTTTGTTATTGCTTTTGCTTGTTTCTTAATGTTCTTTATTGGCGCTCCATTAGGCGCTATTATTCGAAAAGGAGGACTTGGTCTGCCAATCGTTTTTGCAGTTTTAATTTTTATTACTTTTCATTTCATCAATACTTTTGGAAAAAGATTATCACAAGAAGGCGGTATGAGTCCTTTTATGGGTTCATGGATGTCTTCATTTATTCTTTCACCATTGGCCATATTATTAACGTATCGTGCCACAAATGATAACG
- a CDS encoding LolA family protein, protein MRTKIQEINNNSIFNMTKKCFQIAVILLLSFTSIQAQDKKAKDLLNEVTTKIKSYDNIVIDFKYSLNNAKENINQDSKGNVTMKGNQYVLNFMGVTKIFDGQKTYTIVPEDEEVTVSKVNEKDDNAVTPSKMLTFFNSGYKYTMDIVQNVKGRKIQYIKLVPTTGKDQRKEILLGIDVQTKHIYNLIETGKNGTKTTLTVNSFKTNQPLSKNQFTFVASKYPKYYINKLD, encoded by the coding sequence ATGAGAACAAAAATTCAGGAAATCAACAACAATTCTATCTTTAACATGACTAAAAAGTGTTTTCAAATAGCAGTTATTTTGCTTTTGAGCTTCACTTCTATTCAGGCTCAGGATAAAAAAGCTAAAGATTTATTGAACGAAGTAACTACAAAAATAAAAAGCTACGATAACATCGTAATCGACTTTAAATATTCTTTAAATAACGCCAAAGAAAACATCAATCAGGATAGTAAAGGAAATGTTACTATGAAAGGAAATCAATATGTATTGAATTTTATGGGCGTTACTAAAATTTTCGACGGACAAAAAACCTATACAATTGTTCCTGAAGACGAAGAAGTTACTGTTTCTAAAGTAAACGAAAAAGACGATAATGCTGTTACGCCTTCAAAAATGCTTACGTTCTTTAATTCTGGTTACAAATACACTATGGATATAGTACAAAATGTGAAAGGAAGAAAAATCCAGTACATTAAATTAGTGCCGACTACAGGAAAAGACCAAAGAAAAGAAATTTTGTTAGGTATTGACGTTCAGACAAAACACATCTATAATTTGATTGAAACTGGAAAAAACGGAACAAAAACAACTTTAACCGTTAATTCTTTTAAAACCAATCAGCCATTATCAAAAAATCAATTTACATTTGTAGCGAGTAAATACCCGAAATACTACATCAATAAATTAGATTAA